The stretch of DNA CTTCTCATCATCAAATATTGCCTAGGTTATTGCAGTAAGGAGAACCCCGTCCGCTATATTAGAAAGGTCGCGAGCAGTTGGGTGGAAGCCGGCGTCCGCACCGTGCGCGACGCGGAAGATCGCCTGATGAAAGAGGACGCGGCTTCGCAGGACGTTCGCGCCGTTCTCGGCGCCCTCGGAAGAACGTCCGCGCCCGACCCGACCGATCGCCAGCTTTACGTCAAATGGTCGACCGGACTCGGCTTTTCCAAAGACGCGATCCTCGCCGCCGCGAAACTCGCGAAGCGAAAGGGCGGAATGGCGAAGCTCGACGAGATCCTCGAAACCTTCGCGAAGAAAGGGATCTATACCGCCGTCGACATTCAGGAAGAGGTCAAAAGGAAGGACGATCTTATGGATATCGCCGTGCGCGTCAATAACAAGCTCGGGCTGTATTATCAGGATCTGAACGCGGTCGTCGAGAATTACGCCGCGAAATGGGTCGCGCAAGGCTTTTCCGCGGAGAGTTTGCTTCTCATTGCGGAGCGTTGCTTCCTCGACGATTGCCGCACGCTCAGCGCAATGGATCGCGAGGTACAGGAGTATTTTTCGCTCGGATACGTCTCGGAGGACGCCGTCCGCGCCCGCATCCGCGAACTCAAACAGGCGGATGAGTTTATGGAAAAGATCGTCCGTATGACGGGCGGCGCGCGCAAGGTCCGCGAGAGCGACCGCGCCCTTTATCGGAATTGGATCTCTTGGGGCTTTGACGAGAACGCGATCACCGAAGCGGCTTCGATCGCCGCGGGTAAACCCTACGCGACCGCGTATATGAACCAAATCTTATCCAACTGGAAGAGCTCCGGAAGGACCGCGCCGATCGGAGAGATCGCCGCCGCGGCTTCATCTGCGTTCGACGTCTCGGGGATCACGAAAGAGGATCGCGAGAAAAAACTCAGAAAAGATAAGGATTACGCGGCGTTTGAAAAAGAGCGCAGAAAGCTCTCGATCGAGATCGCGAAAGCCATCAGCGAAGGAGAGATCCCGTCCGCGGAGAAGACCCGTCGCTACGACGAACTCGAAAAACTCATCGCCAAACGAAAAGAAGAACTCGGCGCGGAATGATTCCCGTCCTTACGATAGAATGAAAAAGCCATACGACGTTGCGCGTATGGCTTTTTTACTTTTTGCTTGATCAGTCGTTTTATCCGTTTTGAGAAGTTCCCGCGGTCTGTTCCGCCGCGCTTTCGGGAACGGGGGCGTCCCCGGACTGCTTTGCGCGCATTTCTTCGAGGAAGGCTTGTCTCTTCGTGAATTCCTTTTTATAGACGTGGATCGAGATCGGGAGGAAGACGGAAGTCGTAAAGAATTCCGCGATCGGGTAGGCGAACCAAACCCCCGTCGTCTGCGTGTACTTCGCGAGGACGTACGCCGAAGGAATGATGATGAGCTGGCGGGAAAGGGTGATCAAAAGCGAGGTGAAGCCCCTGCCGAGCGATTGCATCATCGTCGTGATCGAAATGCCGACCGCCGCGAGGATAAAGCAAATGCTGATGATCCGCATCGCGTAGGTGCCGACGCGAACGAACTCCGCGTCGTGACCGAACATCGTCATCAGATAATTCGGAATCGACTGGAAGATGATGACGCCGAGCGCCATAAAGCCGATCGCGAGCGTGACCATAAAGCGGAAGGTCGCCAAAAAGCGCCCGCGCGAACCCGAGCCGTAATTGTAGCTCAAAATCGGCAGCCCGCCTTGGGTCAATCCGAAGATCGGCATAAAGACGAAGGATTGGAGCTTAAAGTAGACGCCGAGCACCGTGATCGCATAGGGGAAGGCTTTGATGAAGGAATTGACGGTGATCGTCGTAAACGCGGGAAGCGCGCTGATCAGCATCGAAGGAAGCCCGATCTTCAAGATGCGCCAAATGTAAGAAGGAGAGGGGTAAAACCCTTTTCGCAGGATGTGGACGTCCTGCTTTCGGAAGATCAGCATCGAAAGCGAGAAGAATAATGCGAGGAATTGCCCGATGACAGTCGCGATCGCGGCGCCTTTCGCGCCGAGGCGGGGGAAGACTCCGATTCCGAAAATGAAGAAAGGATCCAAAATGATATTCGTGATCGCGCCGATGAGCTGGGTAAACATCGGAATCTTCATATTGCCCGTCGCTTGGAGGATTTTGCTCGAAGTCAATTCGACCAAAACGCCGAACGAAAAGATCATACAGATCGAAAGATAAGAGACCGCCATATCGAAGGTCTCCGCGTCCTTCGTGTAAGCGCGGACGAAGGGTTTGACGATGGTGAAACCGAGGATCACGGCGAGAACGACCGCGAGGACCGCGATGAAAAGACCGTTTTGCGCGGCGAAACTCGCTCTCCCGCGTTTGCCTTCGCCGAGACTTTTCGAGATGTAGACGTTCGTTCCGACGCCGATCCCGATCCCGACGGAGATCACGAGCATTTGGATCGGAAAGACGATCGAAGTCGCGTCGATCGCTTTGATGCTGAAATGCGCGAGATATAAGCTGTCCACGATATTGTAGACCGCTTGGACGAGCATCGAGAAGATCGCGGGTAGACTCATCGAAATCAGTAGCTTTTTAACGGGCATGACAGCCATTTTTTCCGAACGTAACGTTTCCATACGCAAATTATACCAAGCGCGAAAAAATGCCGTCAAGCGTGTGAAAAATCTTGCCCGTAAAAAATTCGGATTTTTTTGATAAAATCGTTGACAAAGAAGCGGTCGTTCGTTACAATGGAATCAACCTACCGTGAAAATAGGTTATTGAAAATCGAGCGTAAATCTTTTTCGGATCGCAAACAAGCGTTTGAGTCCGCCGCGTAAAAGAGATATAATAAGAACGCGGCGCTTTCGAAAAGCGCGGGGAGGTATAAAGATGAAGAAGATTTACACTTCTGCGGATCAACTTGTCGGCGGGACTCCGCTTTTGGAACTTACGCATATCGAAAAGCAGTTCGATCTGCAAGCGAAGCTGTATGCGAAGCTCGAATATTTGAATCCCGCGGGTTCGGTCAAAGATCGCGTGGCGAAAGCGATGATCGAGGACGCGGAAAGATCGGGAGAGCTGAAAGAAGGCTCCGTCATCATCGAACCGACTTCGGGCAACACGGGGATCGGGCTTGCCTCGATCGCGGCGGCGAAAGGGTATCGGCTTTTGATCGTCATGCCCGACACGATGTCCGTGGAGCGCAGAAAGATCATCAAAGCGTACGGCGCGGAACTCGTCCTGACGGACGGCAAGAAAGGAATGAAAGGGGCGATCGAAAAGGCGGAAGAGCTGAAAAAGGAGATCCCGAATTCGATCATTGCGGGGCAGTTCGTAAATCCGTCCAACCCGAAAGCGCATTTCGAGACGACGGGTCCCGAGATTTTCGAGGACACGGACGGCGAAGTCGATTTCTTCGTCGCGGGAGTCGGGACGGGCGGAACGCTGACCGGAACGGGCGAATACCTCAAAAGCAAAAAGCCCGAGGTGAAAGTCGTGGCGGTCGAGCCGAAATCGAGCGCGCTCCTCTCGACGGGGGTCGCGGGCGCGCATGGGATTCAAGGGATCGGCGCGAATTTCATCCCCGAGGTCTTGGATACGTCGATCTATGACGAAGTCGTCGCCGTAACGGACGAAGACGCGTTTGAGATCGGTCGGCTGATCGGTAAAAGTGAAGGCGTGCTCGTCGGAATTTCGTCGGGCGCGGCGGTGTGGGCGGCGATCGAACTTGCGAAACGCCCCGAGAATAAGGGAAAGAATATCGTCGTCCTGCTTCCCGACACGGGCGACAGATATTTATCGACGCCGCTCTTCGGGGAGTAAAAAAGGAGAGGCAAAGGAGAAAACTATGGAAGGTAACGGCGGAAAAGGAAGGATCCTGACGTTCGAAATCGCGGTGGCTGCGGTCCTGATGGCGATCAATCTCATATTGAGTATGTTCGGAATTCCCGTTCCGGGCGGAGGTCGCTTGTATCTCTGCGACGCGGCAATTGCCGTAGCGGGCGTTTTGCTTTCTCCCTTCTTTGCTTTCGTCGTCGGCGGGGTGGGTTCTTTCCTCGGTGACTTGATGTTCTTCCCCGCGGCGATGTTTATAACGCTTGCGGCGCACGGTATAGAAGCGATTTTGA from Clostridia bacterium encodes:
- a CDS encoding DnaD domain protein — translated: MAFCYLDGEAEKEGFVLVDSLFIEHYLPQAGEAELKVYLLGLDVCRKSAENITLARFAEDLNLSEKEVREAFAYWEKQGLVRVFDEPFSVKYFSVKSRFGLSRTFKKQKYADFNKQVEEIFEGRVVTPQEFMEYYTIIEDGKLEPDAMLLIIKYCLGYCSKENPVRYIRKVASSWVEAGVRTVRDAEDRLMKEDAASQDVRAVLGALGRTSAPDPTDRQLYVKWSTGLGFSKDAILAAAKLAKRKGGMAKLDEILETFAKKGIYTAVDIQEEVKRKDDLMDIAVRVNNKLGLYYQDLNAVVENYAAKWVAQGFSAESLLLIAERCFLDDCRTLSAMDREVQEYFSLGYVSEDAVRARIRELKQADEFMEKIVRMTGGARKVRESDRALYRNWISWGFDENAITEAASIAAGKPYATAYMNQILSNWKSSGRTAPIGEIAAAASSAFDVSGITKEDREKKLRKDKDYAAFEKERRKLSIEIAKAISEGEIPSAEKTRRYDELEKLIAKRKEELGAE
- a CDS encoding MATE family efflux transporter is translated as METLRSEKMAVMPVKKLLISMSLPAIFSMLVQAVYNIVDSLYLAHFSIKAIDATSIVFPIQMLVISVGIGIGVGTNVYISKSLGEGKRGRASFAAQNGLFIAVLAVVLAVILGFTIVKPFVRAYTKDAETFDMAVSYLSICMIFSFGVLVELTSSKILQATGNMKIPMFTQLIGAITNIILDPFFIFGIGVFPRLGAKGAAIATVIGQFLALFFSLSMLIFRKQDVHILRKGFYPSPSYIWRILKIGLPSMLISALPAFTTITVNSFIKAFPYAITVLGVYFKLQSFVFMPIFGLTQGGLPILSYNYGSGSRGRFLATFRFMVTLAIGFMALGVIIFQSIPNYLMTMFGHDAEFVRVGTYAMRIISICFILAAVGISITTMMQSLGRGFTSLLITLSRQLIIIPSAYVLAKYTQTTGVWFAYPIAEFFTTSVFLPISIHVYKKEFTKRQAFLEEMRAKQSGDAPVPESAAEQTAGTSQNG
- the cysK gene encoding cysteine synthase A; translated protein: MKKIYTSADQLVGGTPLLELTHIEKQFDLQAKLYAKLEYLNPAGSVKDRVAKAMIEDAERSGELKEGSVIIEPTSGNTGIGLASIAAAKGYRLLIVMPDTMSVERRKIIKAYGAELVLTDGKKGMKGAIEKAEELKKEIPNSIIAGQFVNPSNPKAHFETTGPEIFEDTDGEVDFFVAGVGTGGTLTGTGEYLKSKKPEVKVVAVEPKSSALLSTGVAGAHGIQGIGANFIPEVLDTSIYDEVVAVTDEDAFEIGRLIGKSEGVLVGISSGAAVWAAIELAKRPENKGKNIVVLLPDTGDRYLSTPLFGE
- a CDS encoding ECF transporter S component, coding for MEGNGGKGRILTFEIAVAAVLMAINLILSMFGIPVPGGGRLYLCDAAIAVAGVLLSPFFAFVVGGVGSFLGDLMFFPAAMFITLAAHGIEAILISVFSHYVLKKRPLFASILGLVVGGVIMVGIYALGSAFVYGTPGYALLSIPFDLLQVSVGGALGLILAYPLGLKKTYARFLSSRAPKE